Within the Vigna angularis cultivar LongXiaoDou No.4 chromosome 10, ASM1680809v1, whole genome shotgun sequence genome, the region AGAATCCATTTGGAATAGATATTACCTTGAGCCTGGGAAGAAGTGGAAGCATTATGAGAGCTCACTAGATTAGTAGAATGTGGGATTGTGGGATTAGATTGAGGAAGAAGTGCCAATAAACCATGAATTTGCTCTTGAGAAAGTCCCAAAATTGCGGAATGTGATTGTGCCGGAGAATTATTATAAGAAGGAACTACTGTAGAAGAATCTGTTGTAACATTGTGGACTCTTTTGGATTTGAGATCAGGTGGTAATCCATGTATTAGAAAGCAAGTATCAATGGTGTGGTTTGTCCTGCCACAGTGAGTGCATTGTCGAGGTGCACCAAACCTTCCCCCTGAGGAACGAGCCTGAGAACCTTGATATGAAGATCTTCCCCGGCCATAATCATTGGCAGGAGAGGGTTTACCTCTGCCATTGAAGGTAGAAAAAGAAGGTTTAGATTGAGAAACTTGTGACGCCATGACTGGAGGTTGAGAAAGAATTCCTGATTGTAATTGTCGCTCATGTTGAATTATCATCGAAAAAATTTTGGGTAAAGAAGGCAAGGGATCCATGAGAAGGATCTGAGAGCGAACAACAGAGTAATTATCATTCAAGCCTCTAAGAAAACATAGAACACAATCATTTTCACGATATTCCTTCATTGTCTTagaaacaacacaacaagaAGCAGAAGATTGGCATTCAGGAATAGGGCGAAAATTGCAAAGTTCATCCCAGAGAATCTTCATTTTAGTGTAATATGCAGTAACACTTAGATCAGATTGATGCATTGAATAAAGATCTTGATGCAATTGTGAAATTCGAACAGAATCACCTTGGGAGAAACGATCTTTGAGATCCTTCCATGCCGTAGCAGCAGAGTCAATCCAAATAATACTTGTAGCAATCTCATGAGAAACAAAATGATTGATCCAAGATAAAACTAGATTATTGCAACGCTTCCATGCTTGAACCATTGGATCTGTACCAGCTGGACAAGGAATGGAACCATCAACAAAGCcaaatttattcttcatttgtaGTGCCATAGACATCGAGCGAGCCCATCCATGATAATTGTGACCTTTAAGAATCGGGGAAACAAGCACCAATGAAGGATTCTCATTAGGATGAATGTAATAGTCATGTGTTGTATCTTGCAACGATGCGAGAGTAACAGAGGGAGTAGCcataaaaggagaagaaaaaggcaGAAAAGCCAAGAACGAAAGGTAGAAAATGAAGATCTGGACAGGAAAAGAATTGGTTGCGGAAGAacgtgataaaaaattaattttcttctgataccatgttatgagaaaagaaaggataggaattgtatttcttattccataagaagagagtacaattttacatgtatataattgtttgaaacaatatataaacggaatataaatataaaaatagaatataaatatatgaagataaatgcacagatatgaacggaaaataaattaaatccaatagaTATCTTTAGCTAAAATTCGCGACGAATAGTTATTATCTGCAGATATTTATTATCTGTGGGTAACGGATAGCGGTTATTTTAATACCCACTTTTAAACGGGTCGGATGCAGGTATTATACTATCTAACCCGTAGATACCCGTtacctaaaaaaaataataaaaatttaattaatattttttaaaattaaatttttttattactcttaaaaaaagaaattttaataacaataactTATGATTCCTTTCAAttacctttttttaaaaaaaaaaagaaaaaaaaaggttacaTTACTTTTGACCCAACCCTAATAGAGATATCAGACATATACATAGAATCCCATTAGAAAATTCTCTCTTAACGGAtgactcttttcttcttccttccggTTCAGCTCGCGCAAGGACTAGGCTCCATtccctcttcttctctctctctctctctctcggtTCTGATTGGGGTTTTGTTCCGATTTGAgatttgaaattagggttttatttgttctctgattttgggggtttctttGGTACGTTTTGATTTGCGTTTTGGGAGtttgtttcttgatttcttcCTTGTTGATTGGTGACGCGATTTTGagtgttttgagtttttttggattttagttCATTGATGCAGATTGGATTTTTGAAGACCCTGGTGGTTATCGCGGTTTTGAGATTTCTGTGATTGCGTTCGTTTTTGgaatttgggtttagggttcctGTTTGCGTTCTCTTGAAAATTCTTTATCTctatatttcatacattaatAGGTATTTGTGGGTTAATCCTGTGACTAAATTGAGACTTCAATTACTGGGTGTTTCTTCctcatatcttttatttttttttcaaaagttgttcaatatttgttttgtttaacttgtttaaaaattacattgagtctttttaatatgtagcaaatatattaaattgtgcTCTTTAACttgcaatttaatttaaaccttatttaaaaattcacaaaatatattttctaaatatttgtgaGTTGAaaacgggtatccgcgggttgAAAAAAATCCacggattttttttataaggatATCCAGCGGGTagcgggtcgggttgcgggtacaGGTTTTTGCAtgcgggtcgggttgcgggtaggcactatccgtgcccgacccgactCAGCTAGTTCCATTCCAACTAGGCAATGAAAGCGAATACAGTGACATGAGAATTAGGCAATGACCTaggttcggttttgggttgaaatgctataagacatccaaaagacaCAAGCTTTCTTTACggggaaactagcaaagggagaaggTGCTATTatgctacccaaagacacgagaaaaactgcaccaaaacacaacgaaaactcattttaatcggttcaaatggaagataatccatcaaagactaatttaatcggagtaaacGTAAGTTTAAACtgttcaaaagagacaaaacgcacctggaaatgcaatgcggcggagagaaaaggcgagaaggaagacgatgaagtgcgCGTAACCGCGAGTTCGATTTCTGATTTAACATGAAACCAGACGTCGGGCACAGGGGGGCATCGACGTCTATTCTCGACTAGATGTCGGggacctcactaatatgacgtccattcgatttaaaaattaatatgtgTGTTGCATATAGACGTCGGCCTTAAGGGGAGCCGACGTCCAAAACAACTCTACACCTACCCTATcaagccatttagacgtcggatggcGGAATCAGACGTCCATATGTCGGAAAagacaacttttcacctacctgtcaggcatatagacgtcggggatggtgggatcagacgtctatatggcggaaaaaaagaacttttcatctacctgtcaAACATATAaacgtctgttaggaggggcacTGACGTctctaatattatagacgtcggggaccCCCTAACCAACGTCTATATGCCcaacttatttatgaaaatgccaccggtcaataatttacgttggttattttggGGTCTAACGTCTACGGGATGACattaaaggccaattctgcaTTAGTGTTACGAGTTCATGACTCTAGTTCTCTTAACTAATTAATCCATGTTAGGGAATGACATGTTACTAAAGATTGAgagattttcaataaaattgcGTTATCTCTTATACTAGTACCTTGtgtatgaataatatatattaagagattatttattcttttaaagaattaaaactggtttatgataaaatataatgtttggataagaaattttaaaagaaattgaaattctaAAATTCTATTAGAGTAAttgattattaaaattaaagaattataaatttcacttaaaaaatcagaatttgaaatttttcttattctcaaattcatattttaatttttgtggtTTGGGTTAAGCTAGTC harbors:
- the LOC128194391 gene encoding uncharacterized protein LOC128194391 → MATPSVTLASLQDTTHDYYIHPNENPSLVLVSPILKGHNYHGWARSMSMALQMKNKFGFVDGSIPCPAGTDPMVQAWKRCNNLVLSWINHFVSHEIATSIIWIDSAATAWKDLKDRFSQGDSVRISQLHQDLYSMHQSDLSVTAYYTKMKILWDELCNFRPIPECQSSASCCVVSKTMKEYRENDCVLCFLRGLNDNYSVVRSQILLMDPLPSLPKIFSMIIQHERQLQSGILSQPPVMASQVSQSKPSFSTFNGRGKPSPANDYGRGRSSYQGSQARSSGGRFGAPRQCTHCGRTNHTIDTCFLIHGLPPDLKSKRVHNVTTDSSTVVPSYNNSPAQSHSAILGLSQEQIHGLLALLPQSNPTIPHSTNLVSSHNASTSSQAQGQVNPADDWQS